In Juglans regia cultivar Chandler chromosome 13, Walnut 2.0, whole genome shotgun sequence, the following proteins share a genomic window:
- the LOC108992913 gene encoding transcription factor MYB16-like, with protein sequence MGRPRCCEKEVLKKGPWNPEDDQKLSAYIEEHGHGSWRTLPAKAGLQRCGKSCRLRWNNYLRPDIKRGKFSLQEEQTIIQLHALLGNRWSAIATHLPKRTDNEIKNYWNTHLKKRLTKMGIDPMTHKPKTDALGSGSGDSKDAANLSHMAQWESARLEAEARLVRESKLLAVSNPIQQQVMIFSAPVQNINKTLPQTTLPPCLDVLKAWQGLWSKSTGAGIFPVTGDDLESPTFTLGFPVNAFPIQRTVALTEDQVAAALDFAANSSVTCGAGIIKEVCQMPEELKERLDNTMSLQEMTYTTESAWLADSFRAMSENTPLSNIVEGFTDILAYNCDDKSSLLAGDNIMENGDKTCSGNFEENNNHYWNSILNLVNVSSPGSPVF encoded by the exons ATGGGCAGGCCTCGATGTTGCGAGAAGGAGGTGCTGAAGAAAGGGCCCTGGAACCCTGAGGATGACCAGAAGCTTTCGGCTTACATCGAAGAACATGGCCATGGAAGCTGGCGAACTTTGCCCGCAAAGGCTG GGCTTCAGAGATGTGGGAAGAGCTGTAGGCTGAGATGGAACAATTACCTCAGACCTGATATCAAAAGAGGAAAGTTCAGCTTGCAGGAAGAACAGACCATCATTCAGCTTCATGCTCTTCTTGGGAACAG atggTCGGCAATTGCAACTCACTTGCCCAAGAGAACCGACAACGAGATTAAGAACTACTGGAACACACATCTTAAGAAAAGACTAACTAAAATGGGCATCGATCCCATGACCCACAAGCCCAAAACGGATGCCCTCGGCTCCGGAAGTGGGGACTCCAAAGACGCAGCAAATTTAAGCCATATGGCTCAGTGGGAGAGCGCACGGCTCGAAGCCGAGGCCAGACTGGTAAGGGAGTCGAAGCTGCTTGCAGTGTCGAACCCTATTCAACAGCAGGTCATGATCTTCTCTGCTCCTGTTCAGAACATCAACAAAACCCTCCCTCAAACCACACTGCCACCATGCCTTGATGTGCTCAAAGCATGGCAAGGGTTATGGTCAAAGTCAACAGGAGCCGGCATATTCCCAGTCACCGGAGACGACCTTGAGTCTCCGACATTCACGTTGGGCTTCCCGGTGAACGCATTCCCCATCCAACGTACTGTTGCACTCACTGAAGACCAAGTGGCCGCTGCACTTGATTTCGCCGCCAATAGCTCGGTTACATGCGGAGCTGGGATTATCAAAGAAGTCTGTCAAATGCCAGAAGAACTCAAAGAAAGATTGGATAACACAATGTCATTGCAGGAAATGACGTATACCACGGAAAGTGCATGGTTAGCGGATTCTTTTAGGGCTATGAGTGAAAACACGCCTCTCTCAAATATCGTGGAAGGTTTCACTGATATCTTGGCCTATAACTGTGACGACAAGAGCTCATTGTTGGCCGGAGACAACATTATGGAAAATGGAGATAAAACCTGCAGCGGTAACTTTGAGGAGAATAATAATCATTACTGGAACAGCATACTCAATCTAGTGAATGTTTCGTCGCCTGGTTCTCCCGTGTTttga